One Amaranthus tricolor cultivar Red isolate AtriRed21 chromosome 1, ASM2621246v1, whole genome shotgun sequence DNA window includes the following coding sequences:
- the LOC130815682 gene encoding F-box protein At5g49610: MNSANSTNGFFPDEVILQILARLPIKVIFRFRSVCKTWYNFLSDSYFVQLCNEMSIKSSMVLVEITEISESKSNLICIDYLRGVSEFPLGFLKDRVKVRASCNGLLCCSSIPDKGVLYVCNPITREFKVLPKSRERPVTRFYPDGDATLVGISCDLSDNSKFNVVLAGYHRPFGHSPTKTFICMVYNSEMNKWRKFVTLQEEHFTQMNRNQVVFVKGMLHWLTVSYSCILVLDLDMDAWRKIYLPHQMSCGTGNRMYLLESNGCLSVIQISDAWMDIWVLEDYDKQEWKMVDRVSLRCIRGLAPGVFPICQTGECVFLATHKQVLAYNRSTSVWKEMYAVTSSSILPLWFSAYAFRSTIFSIH; this comes from the coding sequence ATGAATTCAGCTAATTCAACAAATGGGTTTTTTCCAGACGAAGTTATTCTTCAAATTCTGGCAAGATTACCCATAAAAGTCATATTCAGATTCAGGTCTGTGTGCAAAACTTGGTATAATTTTCTGTCTGATAGCTATTTTGTTCAATTATGTAATGAAATGTCAATTAAGAGCTCGATGGTATTGGTTGAAATTACTGAGATTTCAGAGTCAAAATCTAATTTGATATGTATTGATTATTTGAGAGGTGTGTCTGAATTTCCACTGGGTTTTTTGAAAGATAGGGTTAAAGTTCGAGCTTCATGTAATGGATTATTATGCTGCTCAAGTATTCCTGATAAGGGTGTGCTTTATGTGTGTAATCCTATAACTAGAGAGTTTAAAGTGCTCCCAAAAAGTAGGGAAAGACCTGTAACTAGATTTTATCCTGATGGTGATGCAACTTTGGTTGGTATATCATGTGATTTATCTGATAATAGCAAATTTAATGTTGTATTGGCCGGATACCATCGTCCGTTTGGACATAGTCCTACAAAGACATTCATCTGTATGGTTTATAATTCTGAGATGAATAAATGGAGAAAGTTTGTGACTTTGCAAGAAGAACATTTTACCCAAATGAACAGAAATCAGGTTGTTTTTGTGAAAGGGATGCTACATTGGCTTACCGTGAGTTATTCGTGTATACTAGTATTAGATTTGGACATGGATGCTTGGAGAAAGATCTATTTGCCTCATCAAATGAGTTGTGGAACGGGAAATCGAATGTATTTACTGGAATCAAATGGTTGCTTGTCTGTTATTCAGATTTCTGATGCTTGGATGGATATATGGGTGCTGGAGGACTATGATAAACAGGAATGGAAAATGGTGGATAGGGTAAGTCTTAGATGTATCAGAGGCTTGGCTCCGGGAGTTTTCCCTATATGTCAGACGGGCGAATGCGTTTTTCTAGCTACTCATAAACAAGTGTTGGCCTACAATAGGAGCACCAGTGTCTGGAAAGAAATGTACGCAGTGACCAGCAGCTCAATATTACCCCTGTGGTTCTCTGCATATGCATTCCGGAGTACAATATTTTCCATTCACTAA